The Stygiolobus azoricus genome window below encodes:
- the dph5 gene encoding diphthine synthase: protein MSLLKLIGLGLSSKFITKKAIEELSSSDIIYLDSYTSLSCDINEELISSLTGNNVRVLSANRPLLENNFEIILKYLDEGKNIAIATIGDPMIATTHISLITEAKSRGHEFLIVPGVSVHCYMISKSMLSSYRFGKSVTIVYPFGDKIDMTPYYVLKENQERKLHTIFYLDIRDGKPMSAKEAVSLLLKMEETEKMKVISRDDVIIVGQRLGCQDEEVVAMKLSDVVNYQFKPQPHIIVYPSKSLHFMESEGLKCLMKR from the coding sequence GTGTCTCTGTTAAAACTAATTGGCTTAGGCCTGTCCAGTAAGTTTATAACTAAAAAGGCTATAGAAGAGTTATCCTCTTCTGATATAATATATTTAGACTCTTATACGTCCCTCTCGTGTGATATTAACGAAGAGTTAATCTCGAGTCTAACGGGGAATAATGTTCGTGTATTGTCAGCGAATCGCCCACTATTGGAGAATAATTTCGAGATAATTCTCAAATATCTAGATGAAGGAAAAAACATTGCCATTGCTACCATAGGTGATCCTATGATAGCAACTACCCATATTAGTCTAATAACAGAGGCTAAGAGTAGAGGTCACGAATTTCTAATTGTTCCGGGAGTTTCGGTTCACTGTTACATGATCTCGAAAAGCATGTTATCTTCTTATCGTTTCGGAAAGTCGGTAACCATAGTTTATCCTTTCGGTGATAAAATAGATATGACACCCTATTATGTCCTTAAGGAAAATCAAGAGCGTAAGCTTCATACTATTTTTTACTTAGATATAAGAGACGGTAAACCAATGAGCGCAAAAGAAGCCGTGTCATTATTACTTAAAATGGAAGAAACGGAGAAAATGAAAGTTATTTCACGAGACGATGTGATAATTGTGGGACAAAGATTGGGCTGTCAAGACGAAGAGGTTGTAGCAATGAAACTTAGTGATGTGGTTAATTATCAGTTTAAACCCCAACCACATATAATAGTTTATCCCTCTAAGTCACTGCACTTTATGGAAAGTGAGGGGTTAAAATGTCTGATGAAGAGGTAA
- a CDS encoding DUF357 domain-containing protein, giving the protein MSDEEVKNRAEKYIRGMEERLKKVPPFFIEKYRKIYDLAQQYTQDAKYYLEKGDYITALVDIVYAEGLLDSIVFNENTNLELQIPKKVFVAGTFDIIHPGHIELLKEASKYGLVYVAVARDKNSEKVKGRRPINDENHRLEVIKSIRYVYEAFLGDENDFLKSVERVRPDVLFLGPDQKVDENKLIDELKKRGLESVQIIRMPQRISTYAHSSTSSIIQEIVKRYCNKKDDDIRE; this is encoded by the coding sequence ATGTCTGATGAAGAGGTAAAAAATAGGGCTGAAAAATATATCAGAGGAATGGAGGAGAGACTTAAGAAAGTTCCTCCATTCTTTATAGAAAAATATAGAAAGATTTATGATTTAGCACAACAATACACGCAGGATGCCAAATACTATCTGGAAAAGGGAGACTATATAACTGCTCTAGTAGATATAGTCTATGCAGAAGGTCTGCTAGATTCTATTGTTTTTAACGAGAATACAAACTTAGAACTACAAATACCGAAGAAAGTATTCGTAGCAGGAACGTTTGACATTATTCATCCTGGGCACATAGAACTACTTAAAGAGGCGTCTAAATATGGGTTAGTATATGTAGCTGTAGCTAGGGACAAAAATTCGGAAAAAGTAAAGGGAAGAAGACCCATAAATGACGAAAATCATAGATTGGAGGTAATAAAAAGTATAAGATATGTTTATGAAGCCTTCCTAGGTGACGAAAACGACTTCCTAAAGAGCGTGGAACGAGTGCGGCCTGACGTGTTATTCCTAGGACCAGATCAGAAAGTTGATGAAAATAAACTAATTGATGAACTTAAAAAAAGAGGTTTAGAAAGCGTTCAAATTATACGAATGCCCCAAAGGATATCAACGTATGCGCATTCCAGTACATCTTCTATAATTCAAGAGATAGTAAAAAGGTATTGTAATAAAAAAGATGATGATATAAGGGAATAG
- a CDS encoding metallophosphoesterase, giving the protein MMSLASDIFIAEDLPVVYVKPLNAVVLSDVHIGYEEDMASKGIFIPRIQKKRFLTIYKRALKVFKTNKLIVNGDFKHSFSKLSKQERTELTEILTALKEEGVELKVIRGNHDNYLSSLLEKFDNVELLDEIVYDKITIFHGHKEISIEQGHIYIIGHEHPRLSIRDKLGFSHKIQCFLKVPLNEGATAIVLPATGTYQSGNGISLIHTNYMSPLMRKNGVLEKAKPYGIIEGQGIMEFPELGLLKDLII; this is encoded by the coding sequence ATGATGAGTTTAGCTTCTGACATTTTTATTGCTGAGGACCTGCCTGTAGTTTACGTAAAACCATTAAACGCCGTAGTATTATCTGACGTTCATATAGGTTATGAGGAGGATATGGCTTCTAAGGGAATTTTTATACCTAGAATTCAGAAGAAAAGATTTCTAACAATATACAAGAGAGCTCTCAAAGTCTTTAAAACTAACAAATTAATCGTGAACGGCGATTTTAAACACTCTTTTAGTAAATTAAGCAAACAAGAGAGGACTGAACTTACAGAAATACTTACCGCGCTTAAAGAGGAAGGAGTGGAATTAAAAGTTATAAGGGGTAATCATGACAATTATCTTTCTTCACTACTAGAGAAATTTGATAATGTGGAACTTTTAGATGAAATTGTTTATGATAAAATTACCATCTTTCACGGTCATAAGGAGATATCAATAGAGCAGGGTCATATTTATATAATAGGTCATGAACATCCGAGATTGAGCATAAGGGATAAGCTGGGATTTTCACATAAAATTCAGTGTTTCTTAAAGGTACCATTGAATGAAGGAGCAACAGCCATTGTCCTACCTGCAACCGGGACTTATCAGTCTGGTAACGGCATCTCGTTAATTCACACGAATTATATGTCACCTTTAATGAGAAAAAACGGAGTACTAGAAAAGGCTA
- a CDS encoding archaellin/type IV pilin N-terminal domain-containing protein — protein MRSKKGISSILGAVILVQIIIMSLLLVLSVEKQLGSSSQNLITRLNYYSQNSPLSIIEINGSYYITSPSKQYICYVIYPNELKPIRVKISVPVSINSILLGHPWAIIITNKGTWYNITSLGIYSDTGNKLYSLQQLVSIAGIPYNGSFPIPQNASPDWGYLRGINTPDPFALVPLNLTKVLINYTNYNFIPIGKKINYSYAITDTILKIDQAGQYQWINLTFQAPSPKFYFNSLFWSDVYYLGGLYLPVHSETKNSYNIGYIYYAIYVVETAASWGGGPFSLGPYTLIESTVSSAYSYYGNINYNLGWSSTALEFNPNAFYPQLFQVDINLHNLTVYYYVAYGTSYYPNGLLNKWDYIGYVKFTNVALFNNSPLYIAIPKGVYLLNVST, from the coding sequence ATGAGAAGTAAGAAAGGAATCTCAAGTATATTAGGTGCTGTAATACTAGTGCAAATAATAATAATGTCACTATTACTAGTTCTATCTGTAGAAAAACAGCTAGGTTCATCATCTCAAAATCTAATAACTAGATTAAATTATTATTCGCAGAACTCTCCTCTCTCTATAATAGAAATTAATGGAAGCTATTACATAACTTCTCCCTCAAAACAATACATATGTTACGTAATATATCCGAATGAGCTAAAACCAATACGTGTGAAAATTAGTGTTCCAGTTTCTATAAACTCAATACTATTGGGACATCCGTGGGCTATTATTATTACAAATAAGGGCACTTGGTATAATATAACGTCTTTAGGAATATATTCTGATACGGGTAACAAATTATACTCTTTACAACAACTGGTTAGTATTGCTGGAATTCCGTATAATGGGAGCTTCCCAATACCTCAGAATGCAAGCCCAGATTGGGGTTATCTAAGAGGTATAAACACACCAGACCCCTTTGCTTTAGTACCTTTAAACTTGACTAAGGTATTAATAAATTATACAAATTATAACTTTATACCAATAGGTAAGAAGATTAATTACTCATATGCAATCACGGACACAATTTTAAAGATTGACCAAGCCGGTCAATACCAATGGATAAATTTGACATTCCAAGCACCATCTCCCAAGTTCTATTTCAATTCCTTGTTTTGGTCCGATGTTTACTATTTAGGTGGCTTATATCTTCCGGTTCATAGTGAAACTAAAAATAGTTATAATATCGGTTATATATATTATGCAATATATGTAGTAGAAACTGCAGCTTCTTGGGGTGGTGGTCCATTTTCACTCGGTCCATATACGCTAATAGAGAGCACTGTGAGTTCGGCCTATTCATATTACGGTAATATAAATTACAATCTCGGCTGGAGTTCTACAGCACTCGAATTTAACCCCAACGCCTTCTATCCACAACTTTTCCAGGTTGATATAAACCTACACAATTTAACAGTATACTACTACGTAGCGTATGGCACATCTTACTACCCAAATGGTTTACTTAATAAATGGGATTATATAGGCTATGTGAAGTTTACTAACGTCGCATTATTTAATAATTCACCTTTGTACATAGCTATTCCAAAGGGAGTTTATTTGTTAAACGTTAGTACTTGA